In Oenanthe melanoleuca isolate GR-GAL-2019-014 chromosome 17, OMel1.0, whole genome shotgun sequence, one genomic interval encodes:
- the CRB2 gene encoding protein crumbs homolog 2 isoform X3: MGINCELLYDACTEHDCPAHMSCTPSPGLLEYECMCPAGAACDGVDGCESSPCPEPFQCADTAAGYSCRCQPGPGGQGCGAESSECSRQPCLNNGTCLEAAGGYRCLCPPGFGGATCGDDIDECASGPCRNGAICRDSAGQYSCFCVPGFQGSNCEIDIDECASRPCRNHGTCLNHMDRYECRCAPGYAGVNCDTEIDECASDPCQNGAVCNDHVGFYTCTCAPGYQGAQCEVDINECESQPCQSNGTCHDLINSYRCDCSDTGFEGTHCELDILECASDPCHNSATCLEGTKGYSCACWPGYTGQDCEEDVDECETEPCHNGGLCLQRSNPAHYGTQPHFPSNFSYSQAAGFLCQCQPGFTGETCFTNINECESQPCQNGGLCQDLVNGFLCLCLPGYSGVECAVNINECEEGPCKNGAVCEDGIADYSCHCAPGQDGITWGGKNCSVQLTGCQTHDCQNEALCIPTYQAESHGHLCQCQPGFYDATCSTPTTFSFTSRGFLSIELPRSSESGRGAAGASVSLRFRTTLPSAVLFYRGHAAEYLFLELWDGVLHAELKREDVGYLLLLEGLRVDDGQWHKVEVAVHSTVQLKLWHSSCEAGLCLQSSPVPPGTALIPQAFLHLYIGGAEDPMANNTQSQQGFVGCLQDVQVDAEAVLPADLPLAGPSPARPGCERTEWCLAQPCLHGGLCVDLWASFSCDCPRPYGGPACSYEHPAATFGLENSTSFASFTLSDSLGADFNLSFFLRSRKPDGLLVQVCNGTGPCLTLYLRGGQLSIETSPTDTLTLPGNVHDGRRHLVALSFQGGSVAALQSDTLVELGQLPAQALGAGSEVFIGGHPDPNSAELWGGYFKGCLQDIQLNSQQIQFFQVENDSLSGELNRTQTGNLVNGCISDDTCKSEPCQNGGRCIVTWNDFHCSCPANFTGKFCEEKVWCESDPCPEATTCLDVVAGYVCLANATFNSSATMEFTTNSSVTRTLSSLHIDFRTRDEDAILLRAMEEMDSLQVAIRNSSLLVAIRSGNSIEGVSFLSAQPVADGAWHSVSAAMEEPAALSSRWLLRLDGANATLQGRAGSLDFLKNNAVVVVAEDFTGCLGRVHVGGIFLPFPAPQPYPQREQFWRAGPGSARLGCSGTDVCASGPCLNGGTCHDLFDAFGCGCSAGWAGPRCQANIDECQPSPCVHGRCVDAVADFQCDCFRGFIGKRCDINVDDCVRHQCLNGATCVDGVYGYSCKCPPQFSGPRCEWPFPPQQCGKNFTCLNGGRCVTESWGANCSCRPGFTGRNCQININECDPNPCQNGGTCQDSENRYECVCSASYTGERCDINKGTAGALFPSPLIEVAVPVACGSVLLLSIGLIFMVLTARKRRQSEGTYSPSQQEVAGARLEMDNVLKVPPEERLI; this comes from the exons ATGGGCATAAATTGTGAACTCCTCTATGATGCTTGCACTGAGCATGACTGTCCTGCCCACATGAGCTGCACCCCGAGTCCAGGACTGCTGGAATATGAATGTATGTGTCCAGCTGGCGCTGCCTGTGACGGTGTTGATGGGTGTGAGAGCAGCCCTTGCCCAGAGCCGTTCCAGTgtgcagacacagcagctgggtacagctgcaggtgccagccGGGCCCGGGTGGACAAGGCTGCGGGGCAGAGAGCTCCGAGTgctccaggcagccctgcctgaaCAACGGCACGTGCCTGGAGGCGGCGGGCGGCTACCGCTGCCTCTGCCCGCCCGGCTTCGGCGGGGCCACGTGCGGGGACGACATCGACGAGTGCGCCTCGGGGCCGTGCCGCAACGGGGCCATCTGCAGGGACAGCGCGGGCCAGTACAGCTGCTTCTGCGTGCCCGGCTTCCAGGGCTCCAACTGCGAGATCGACATCGACGAGTGCGCCTCCCGGCCCTGCCGCAACCACGGCACCTGCCTCAACCACATGGACCGCTACGAGTGCCGCTGTGCGCCCGGCTACGCAG GTGTGAACTGTGATACCGAAATAGATGAATGTGCTTCAGACCCTTGCCAGAACGGGGCTGTGTGCAATGACCATGTTGGGTTCTACACCTGCACCTGTGCACCAGGTTATCAAGGAGCCCAGTGCGAGGTGGACATCAATGAATGTGAGAGCCAGCCATGCCAGAGCAACGGGACATGTCATGACCTCATTAACAG CTACCGTTGTGACTGCAGTGACACTGGCTTTGAGGGCACCCACTGCGAGCTGGACATCTTGGAGTGTGCCTCGGACCCCTGCCACAACAGTGCCACTTGCCTGGAGGGGACCAAGGGCtacagctgtgcctgctggccag GTTACACCGGGCAGGACTGTGAGGAGGATGTGGATGAGTGTGAGACAGAGCCCTGTCACAACGGGggcctgtgcctgcagcgttCCAACCCAGCCCACTATGGGACACAGCCCCACTTCCCCAGCAACTTCAGCTACAGTCAAGCAGCTGGCttcctgtgccagtgccagccaggcTTCACAG GAGAGACCTGCTTTACCAACATCAACGAGTGCGAGTCGCAGCCCTGCCAGAACGGAGGGCTCTGCCAGGACCTGGTCAATGGCTTCCTGTGTCTCTGCCTGCCTGGTTATTCAG GTGTGGAATGTGCTGTTAACATCAATGAGTGTGAGGAGGGACCCTGCAAAAACGGAGCTGTCTGTGAGGATGGCATAGCTGACTATTCCTGTCACTGTGCCCCTGGCCAGGATGGCATCACGTGGGGAGGGAAGAACTGCTCTGTCCAGCTGACTGGGTGCCAGACACACGACTGCCAAAACGAGGCCTTGTGCATCCCAACCTACCAAGCTGAGAGCCACGgccacctgtgccagtgccagcctggtTTCTATGATGCCACATGCTCGACACCAACAACGTTCTCCTTCACTTCCAGAGGGTTTCTGTCCATTGAGCTGCCCAGGAGCAGTGAGAGCGGGAGGGGCGCAGCAGGAGCCAGCGTGTCCCTGCGCTTCCGAACCACCCTGCCCAGCGCTGTCCTGTTCTACCGTGGCCATGCAGCTGAGTAcctgttcctggagctctgggatggcGTCCTGCATGCAGAGCTGAAGAGAGAGGATGTTGGgtacctgctgctcctggaggggCTCAGAGTGGACGATGGCCAGTGGCACAAAGTGGAAGTTGCTGTGCACAGCACGGTGCAGCTgaagctctggcacagctcttgTGAGGccgggctctgcctgcagagctctcctgtcCCACCGGGCACTGCTTTGATCCCACAAGCATTCCTGCATCTGTACATTGGAGGTGCTGAGGATCCAATGGCCAACaacacacagagccagcagggctttgtggGCTGCCTGCAGGACGTGCAGGTGGATGCTGAGGCCGTGCTGCCAGCAGatctgcccctggcagggccgTCCCCAGCCAGGCCGGGCTGCGAGCGCACTGAGTGgtgcctggcccagccctgcctgcacgGGGGGCTCTGCGTGGACCTCTGGGCCTCCTTCAGCTGTGACTGCCCCAGGCCCTATGGAGGCCCAGCTTGCTCCTATG agCACCCAGCAGCAACATTTGGCCTAGAGAATTCCACCAGCTTTGCCTCTTTCACCCTTTCTGACAGCCTTGGTGCAGATTTCAacctctcctttttcctgcGGAGCCGGAAGCCTGACGGTTTGTTAGTGCAGGTGTGCAATGGGACAGGCCCCTGCCTCACCCTGTACCTGAGGGGTGGCCAGCTGAGCATAGAGACCTCACCTACAGACACCCTGACCTTGCCAGGGAATGTGCATGATGGGAGAAGACATTTGGTGGCCCTGTCTTTCCAGGGAGGCTCTGttgctgctctgcagtcagACACATTggtggagctggggcagctgccagcacaagCCCTGGGAGCTGGCTCTGAAGTGTTCATTGGAGGACACCCAGACCCCAacagtgctgagctctggggggGCTATTTCAAAGGCTGTTTGCAGGACATCCAACTCAACAGCCAGCAGATACAGTTTTTCCAGGTGGAGAATGACAGTTTGTCAGGGGAACTCAATAGGACTCAAACTGGAAATCTTGTGAATGGCTGCATCTCTGATGATACCTGCAAG tctgaGCCATGTCAGAATGGTGGCAGATGCATTGTCACTTGGAATGATTTCCATTGCAGCTGTCCAGCAAATTTCACTGGGAAATTTTGTGAAGAGAAAGTCTGGTGTGAAAGTGACCCATGTCCTGAAGCCACCACCTGCCTGGACGTTGTGGCAGGATATGTGT GTCTGGCTAATGCAACATTTAATAGTTCTGCTACCATGGAATTTACCACCAACTCATCAGTGACCAGAACTCTGAGCAGCCTCCACATAGACTTCAGAACCAGAGATGAAGATGCTATTTTGCTTCGGGCTATGGAAGAGATGGATTCCCTCCAGGTAGCCATCAGGAATTCTTCCCTGCTGGTTGCCATCAGGAGCGGGAACAGCATCGAGGGTGTGAGTTTCCTGAGCGCGCAGCCCGTGGCGGACGGGGCGTGGCACAGCGTCTCGGCGGCCATGGAGGAGCCGGCCGCGCTCTCTTCCCGCTGGCTGCTGCGCTTGGACGGAGCCAACGCgactctgcagggcagggccggcagCCTGGACTTCCTCAAGAACAATGCCGTGGTCGTGGTGGCCGAGGATTTTACTGGCTGCCTGGGCCGGGTGCACGTCGGGGGCATCTTCCTGCCCTTCCCGGCGCCGCAGCCGTACCCGCAGCGCGAGCAGTTCtggcgggccgggcccggcagcGCCCGGCTCGGCTGCTCCGGGACCGACGTCTGCGCCTCTGGCCCCTGCCTCAACGGCGGCACCTGCCACGACCTGTTTGACGCCTTCGGCTGCGGCTGCAGCGCGGGCtgggcggggccgcgctgccAGGCCAACATCGACgagtgccagcccagcccctgcgTGCACGGGCGCTGCGTGGACGCCGTGGCGGATTTCCAGTGCGACTGCTTCCGCGGCTTCATCGGCAAGAGGTGCGACATCAACGTGGACGACTGTGTGCGGCACCAGTGCCTGAACGGGGCCACGTGCGTCGATGGCGTCTACGGGTACTCCTGCAAGTGCCCCCCGCAGTTCTCTGGACCTCGCTGCGA GTGGCCATTCCCCCCTCAGCAGTGTGGCAAGAACTTCACCTGCCTGAACGGTGGCAGGTGCGTCACGGAGAGCTGGGGAGCCAACTGCTCCTGCAGGCCTGGCTTCACTGGGAGGAA CTGTCAAATCAACATAAACGAGTGTGACCCGAACCCGTGCCAGAACGGGGGCACGTGCCAGGACTCGGAGAACAGATACGAGTGCGTGTGCAGCGCCAGCTACACCGGCGAGCGCTGCGACATCAAC aaagGGACTGCAGGTGctctcttcccctccccacTAATTGAAGTAGCTGTCCCTGTagcctgtggctctgtgctgctcctcagtaTTGGTCTCATATTCATGGTGCTCACGGCAAGGAAGAGGCGCCAGTCCGAGGGGACCTACAGCCCGAGCCagcaggaggtggcaggagCTCGGCTGGAGATGGACAATGTCTTAAAGGTGCCACCTGAGGAGCGCCTGATCtag